The genomic stretch CCAAGCTCGTCTCTGTCTTAACAGCATCCTCATGGTAATGCGCACCCGCACCCGGAACACTCGTATCCAATTCCTCAAAGCGCCTCAAGTCCATTGGCTGATCTAGCAGCGGAATGACATACGGGTCGAAAGTCTTCCAGTAGGGGTTGTTGAGGTGGTATTCCTGAGACTGCGAGGGGTTATTATTAGTTTGCTAGACCTGAAACAACACAAACCAAGACAGAGACAAGTCGCTGTGGAGGAAGCAAAGAGAGGATGTAGGCATGCACATTTAAGACAGCATCCTTCCCTTCTCGTCTCCCCAGAATGTCCTTCTATAACAAAAAtccttctcttctcttctcttctcttctcgTTTCGCTCGCCGTCTTCTCCACCCAAAAAGAGAAATGATTAAACTCACCGATTCCTTCAAATACCTCTCCACAATACAAAACTTCCTCGGTTCCTTCGTATCCTGCATAACAAACCAACTCAACGTCTCTTTATCTTGACTATACACCTGGCTCGCTTCCTTAAGTTTCGCGGCCAGCTTATCGATGCTCTCCTGGTCCGCCTTAGCGACGAGGTGGACGACAATTGTGTAGACCATTTTGAATTTTTCTTGGCTTCTGTTTTCTTTCTTTTATCTGAGTTGGTCGTGTGTGGTGTGGAAGGTGGGATGTGTAGATGTTAGAATTCTGCGAGATAGGATCGAATGGGATGTGTAAAAGGAACAAGATAAAGAGACGTGAGGTCAAAGTTTGCGGCTGATGATACTTTTTTTGCGGTCTAGTGACGTAGAACCCCGCAGCTGGTGGTGGCTAGTGGGGTGGAGCTCGCAGATGCGCACGCTTCCCTGTCGACGGACATTGTTAAACCGGAATAAGGATAGGCCGGCTTACTCACCACTGCAAGGAACGAGGTAGTGCCGATGACTGTGTGCTCCGTCGTATATATCTTACTGACCCTCTGCTCACCCCACACAATGAAATAATGAAATGATAAGCCATGGAATGATTGTGAACTTGTATATTTCGTTGAACATATCGAAAAGATCTAAAGAGGTGCCTCCCAACAACCTCTCTGATCCCTCATCAATGCTACTACTCTCTGTCTCTGACTATAAAGGGGAAATATAAAACCGCCTCAAACCACACGCTAAAATTACACTGTCTTCCCAATAAACACCACCAAGATACATGCCATATCATGTCATGTCATGTCATAAGCGAATGAAAGCATATACACATACACTATGCCCGGCTGAGCATCTTGAGTACCTCCTCCTTCTCGGTGGTAGGCAGTGTGCTGAGCAAGCTCATTACACCCTTCAATCCACCTTCGCGGTCCTTGCGCATGAGTTGCGCAATTTCCGTCGCAATTCCATCAGTCTTGAGTTGCTCAATCTTCTCGGTAACAAGCGGCCTGTTGTCCTCATACCAGGTAGCAACGGCCATATCGTCAGTCTCCCAGTTGGGGACATTGGCGAGGTGCTTCAACATCTCGAAGCCACGGCTACGGGTAAGCGGGTTGGCCATGGGGTTGTCATGCGTTGGCGAGGCGGCCGCGGCAAACTTCTTGAGGATGTACTCCTCATTGAGACGGCGGCGAAGACGCCAGTAGAAGAAGCGGCGAGCGTTTTGCCATTGAAGAGCTTGGCGAATGACGCCCTTGGCTTGCATACGTCCGGCGCGGTCATGCAGATCGGCGAATTGAATGGCAATCTGGCCGTAGATGGGCAGAAGCTTCTTCTCGCGCTCAGTCATCTCAGCCTTGATGCCCTGAAGTTCGGCTTCAGGTGTGGTCTTATCGTTCAGCTTGCGCTTGAGCTCAGCGTAGGTGGGGTCGTTGCGAGCCATGGTGTCGAGTTGACGCTCTCTACGGTACTTGATGCCCACGATACCTTCGGGTTCAAGGACACCACCACGCGATTCCTCATCAGCATACATCTCCATGAATTGCGGGTTGATGGTAGGATCGACAACGACCCATGATCCACCACGAAGTTCGCCGTAGGGGGGGATGTAAATGAAGATGGGCTGCTCGAACTTGACAAGAGCATCGACAATGTACGAACCGTACTTGAGGACTTCGTTGTACATGTCGCGCTGACCACCAGAGAAACCACGCCAGTTGGCAAGGATCATTAGCGGCAGTTGCTCACCATTGTTGAAATCCTTGATTGCCTGTGCAGTCTTGAAAGCAGAGTTGGGGTACCACACACCACCAGCTTCGGATGTGACTTGTTCGATGGAGTCGGGGTTGGCGGGATCAGCAGGGGTGACGTTCTCAACCGAGCGGGTTTCAACGCCAATGACACCGATAGGGATGCCACCAAGACGAGCACGGCCGACGACGACAGTCTTAGCCCAGCCACCAAGAGTCTCCACAAACGAACCGCGATCGAAGAGACCAGACTGGAAGCCATCCTCATCATCCTTTCCGGCAATGAGATGTCTGACGTCATAGGCAGACTTGCCAGGGGGGTAGTAGGTGATGTCTCGGTCCCAGTTGTCGGCCGACGGCGAGATCGGAACAGGACTGCCCTTCTTGTCGGGTACATATGACATCCACTGGACGATCTTGGAGACACCCTCAAAGTCGTCATCAGCAGTAGAATGCGAAACACCCTAAAAAAATATTAGCTAAGAATCTAAACCAAGTTTAAAGGACTACTGGACATTTTTGGCCATGATCTGAGTTCCTCCAAGCTGGAGGTTAGAGGTGTACACCTCACGACCGAGAAGCTTGTTGATGGCCTGTGCACCAGTGAGAATGATCGGCTGACCCTCAATCTGAATGGCACGCTGGCCGAGACGGACAAGGTAGGCACCGATACCTAGCAACTGTTAGTATATAGGCTGTAGAATTTGAGAATGCAATGCATACCGACTGAGCGACAAGTGACCAAGGTGATGGTGAAAATGTCCTCATAAGCCCGCGACGTCTCACCAGCAATGAGACCAGAGCCACGAAGCGACTCAACACCTAGACCATCTTCAGCACCGATGATAGTGGTGATCTTGTAGCGCGTCTCGTCATCCTGCTCGACCTTCTCGCAAATGACATCGTTGCGCTTTCCATCGACGAAGTGCCCGTACTTCTCAGGTGTGAGGTACAGGTATTCGAAACCTGCCTCGGGCTTGCTGGCATCCTTCCATGCAACGGAAAAGTGGGGAATGAGCTCCTCAGCCAGACCAATGCGAGCACCAGAGTTGGCCGAAAGGTAAATTCGTGGGATGCCGAGCTTACGTGCAAGCTCTGAGCACTTGTGGAAGAAGTTGTCTTCCGCAGGTCCGAACGAACCAATCTTGTAGGTGATATCGTtggcgatgatgatgaagcGGCGGCCACGAGGGTATTCGGGTGTCTTAGCAGTGACCATCCAACCGACCATGCCAATGTTGTTTTGACCAGGGTCACGGTTTACTTCAGCCAGGTTGTCAGTGTCGTCAAGCACCAACTCGTAGTACTCCAGACACTCTCCCTTTGCAGGCTGCTTGTCGCGAAGGTGGGAATGCTTCTGAATAGCCTGGATCCAGCTGTTCTCTGTCGCCTGTCGGAAGAGCTCAGGGAAGTCGTAGACGTATTGAGTACCCATGAGATGAGCCTTGTACCTCTTGGGTTGGAGAGCACCCTTGGTAGGGTAAGGAGTGGAAACTGGCTGGAGGTGTAATGCACCAATCTTGGTGGTTCCACCAATGCTGTGGAAGAGCCACTTGCCACCCTTCTCGGACTTGCGCTCAGCGTACATCTCAACCTGGATGACGTATCCAGAGGTGTTGGTGATGATGACACGAAGAGGGTAGGGGATGCCAGTGGCGGGGTCAGTGACGATGATGCGAATCTCAGCGCCGGTGACACGAAGACGCCAGAGTCGTCGACCAAAGCGCTCCAAGAATCCACCAATAGCCTCCTCAACCTCCGTAGGGCTAAGAGGGAAGATGTGCGAGAAGTTGATGAAGATGTGGTTCATGTCAGCCTGCGAAGTGCCAACAATCTCCAGAGCATCTAGAATATCAGTCATCAACCTATCAGTCTCCGACACCATGTACTCGGCGGTAGGGATTTCCTCCCGAAGGCGACCCGATCGGACAACAGCCCTCAAGAAGTAGCGCTTGTCGCTCTCGGCGCCCTTGCCCACAGCCTCGTAGATGTGGATGTTGCGGTTCTCTGTGAACACGGGCTTGATGTCGAACTTGGAAAGTCTGCCAAGCTCAAGCTGGAAGGCAAGAGCAGGCTCGACGTGACGAATACTAGCGTCTTCTTCGTAGTTGGGTCCGCGGAAGGTGTAGTATCCGGGGTAAGTTCCATCCTTGTGACCGCAAATGAAAGAAATACGGCGAATGCGGCGAGAAAGAAGCTCGGTCTTGTAGTCCTCGACGATGGGCAGGATGCGCTCAAGGATTTCCTTGTCATCGTTGCCCTCAATGTCGCGAACAGCAACGTTGATGACACCAGTAAGCTCGTCGGTGTGCTTGGGCTCGTTTGCACCGGTGGTGGGAGTGCGCTTCAGAGTAAGGCCTTCCCTCAGTCCAATACCGCCCTTCCTCTCCTTGCCGACGTTGGGGAAGATGTCCAAGGCTTTGCTGATAAGCTCGTCCGCATCATCGAGGTACTCAACAGGAACAACAACGCCCTTACGAGAAGGCTCGCCCTCGAAACGGTTGTTCCAAGCAGTCATATCACTGAGTGACTGAATGCGAGGAGGGCGTTCAAATCCTGGGGTGCTGGGGGTACCAGGCTCTGAGGGCTCGACAGCAAGGCCGTATTCTGCCTCGCCGACTTTGCGGAGGATGAAGTCCCAAGAGAGGAAGCACTGCTGCTCGCCTTCGTTGTGGTAGTTGATGTTCTGGACATGGTACGCACGGTAGGCTCGGCGAGTGTACACCTCAAGAGCAGCAAGGGCGACGTATGGGTCAGTGTGGACGAAGAACTGAGTCAACACATCGAAGACAGTGTACCTAGAGTCCACGACCTCCTTGATGACGTCGAAGTTGGGCTCACGATGGTCCCAACCGCTCTCGCCATAGCGGGACTCAACGACAGAAGAGCGCAAGATGTGCTCCATCTGCGAGGTACGCTCCTCAAGCGAAGGCATGGCACATTGAATGAGGACCTCACGGGCCTTGAGCGAGACCTTGGCGGTCTGCCTAGACTCAAGCTCGGTGAGCTTCTTGAGGGTCTCTTTGAAGTACTTGGCGATGTTTCCAACACCAGGCTTATTGGGTCGGTAGAGGTCCAGGATAGCAATGACTAGGTTGTTCTTGGCGCCGACCTTGGTGTGGGAAAGTACAGTCTGGACAACGCTCATAATGTTGTCGCGGTTCTCGTCACGGAGCTTGAGGATGACCTCCTCGTCACGCGAAGTGCGAGACGAAAAGAGCGACTCAACGGCCCAGTACATCTCCAGAAGCTTGATCATGACACTGTACTCGTGTGCCTTGAGGCCCTCAGAGTAACGGTTGATGACATCGGAAAGGGGCTCCAATGCAGCCTTGAGGATTGCAACATCACCCTTGGCTACATTCTCCTCAACAAACTTCTGGAAGGCCTTGTTGAGGGCCTTGCCAGGGAACTCTAGGTTACGGCTGTGAGCCTTGTCGACAATCTGAGAGAAAGTTGCATCAAGCTTCTGCGGCATACGTGCGTGAAGGGCAGAAGCCTGGGCATTCCACTCGCCGTAAGGCAGCTCGGGATCCCGGAGGACGTCGACCAACTCCTTGAGAGTGCTCTGCATAATGACTTGGTTGTCGAAACCCTGGAAGATGTTCTGGAGAATGTAGTACAAGTAGACGAACCTCTGCGGTGGCTTGGCTCCTGGTACTTGCGGGGCACCCAAGTCGGGAAGTTGGCCAGTAAAGTTTTGAGCTGACTTGACCTTGGAAGGATCGTCCAAGGCTAGGACACCGAGGATGTCACCAGCTTCGAGAGTGGCTCCTGGCTGCTTGATAAGGTTGACCATACCTGCTTCCTGAGCGATCAAAGGCATGTACATCTTCATGACCTCAACCTCGGCAAAGGGCTGACCCTTGTCGACGTGCTCGCCGTTCTCGACCAAGAAACGTACAAGCTTACCGGGGGATGGCGTTCGGAGTTGAGTAGGATCGTTCTCTTGTTC from Pyrenophora tritici-repentis strain M4 chromosome 1, whole genome shotgun sequence encodes the following:
- a CDS encoding AccC, Biotin carboxylase, whose amino-acid sequence is MAGAATNGVNGDDNGAPSSYAAKYDLAPHFIGGNNLRVASPGKVKDFVAAHDGHTVITNVLIANNGIAAVKEIRSVRKWAYETFGDERAIQFTVMATPEDLQANAEYIRMADQYVEVPGGTNNNNYANVELIVDVAERMNVHAVWAGWGHASENPKLPESLAASPKKIVFIGPPGSAMRSLGDKISSTIVAQHAKVPCIPWSGTGVDEVQVDSNGIVTVEDHIYEKGCTKSWQEGLEKAKAIGFPVMVKASEGGGGKGIRKVEREEDFEQLYKAAASEIPGSPIFIMKLAGSARHLEVQLLADQYGNNISLFGRDCSVQRRHQKIIEEAPVTVAGSKIFQEMEKAAVSLGRLVGYVSAGTVEYLYSHSDDKFYFLELNPRLQVEHPTTEMVTGVNLPAAQLQIAMGLPLHRVRDIRLLYGADPHASSVIDFDFSTEGSAKSQRRPTPKGHCTACRITSEDPDEGFKPSGGTIHDLNFRSSSNVWGYFSVSSAGGIHSFSDSQFGHIFAYGENRQASRKHMVVALKELSIRGDFRTTVEYLIKLLETPAFEDNTITTGWLDELISKKLTAERPDTMIAVICGAVTKAHVASEACIGEYKAGLEKGQVPSKDVLKTQFPIDFIYDGFRYKFTATKSTIDSFTLFINGTKCSVGVRALADGGLLILLSGKSHNVYWKEEVGATRLSVDGKTCLLEQENDPTQLRTPSPGKLVRFLVENGEHVDKGQPFAEVEVMKMYMPLIAQEAGMVNLIKQPGATLEAGDILGVLALDDPSKVKSAQNFTGQLPDLGAPQVPGAKPPQRFVYLYYILQNIFQGFDNQVIMQSTLKELVDVLRDPELPYGEWNAQASALHARMPQKLDATFSQIVDKAHSRNLEFPGKALNKAFQKFVEENVAKGDVAILKAALEPLSDVINRYSEGLKAHEYSVMIKLLEMYWAVESLFSSRTSRDEEVILKLRDENRDNIMSVVQTVLSHTKVGAKNNLVIAILDLYRPNKPGVGNIAKYFKETLKKLTELESRQTAKVSLKAREVLIQCAMPSLEERTSQMEHILRSSVVESRYGESGWDHREPNFDVIKEVVDSRYTVFDVLTQFFVHTDPYVALAALEVYTRRAYRAYHVQNINYHNEGEQQCFLSWDFILRKVGEAEYGLAVEPSEPGTPSTPGFERPPRIQSLSDMTAWNNRFEGEPSRKGVVVPVEYLDDADELISKALDIFPNVGKERKGGIGLREGLTLKRTPTTGANEPKHTDELTGVINVAVRDIEGNDDKEILERILPIVEDYKTELLSRRIRRISFICGHKDGTYPGYYTFRGPNYEEDASIRHVEPALAFQLELGRLSKFDIKPVFTENRNIHIYEAVGKGAESDKRYFLRAVVRSGRLREEIPTAEYMVSETDRLMTDILDALEIVGTSQADMNHIFINFSHIFPLSPTEVEEAIGGFLERFGRRLWRLRVTGAEIRIIVTDPATGIPYPLRVIITNTSGYVIQVEMYAERKSEKGGKWLFHSIGGTTKIGALHLQPVSTPYPTKGALQPKRYKAHLMGTQYVYDFPELFRQATENSWIQAIQKHSHLRDKQPAKGECLEYYELVLDDTDNLAEVNRDPGQNNIGMVGWMVTAKTPEYPRGRRFIIIANDITYKIGSFGPAEDNFFHKCSELARKLGIPRIYLSANSGARIGLAEELIPHFSVAWKDASKPEAGFEYLYLTPEKYGHFVDGKRNDVICEKVEQDDETRYKITTIIGAEDGLGVESLRGSGLIAGETSRAYEDIFTITLVTCRSVGIGAYLVRLGQRAIQIEGQPIILTGAQAINKLLGREVYTSNLQLGGTQIMAKNGVSHSTADDDFEGVSKIVQWMSYVPDKKGSPVPISPSADNWDRDITYYPPGKSAYDVRHLIAGKDDEDGFQSGLFDRGSFVETLGGWAKTVVVGRARLGGIPIGVIGVETRSVENVTPADPANPDSIEQVTSEAGGVWYPNSAFKTAQAIKDFNNGEQLPLMILANWRGFSGGQRDMYNEVLKYGSYIVDALVKFEQPIFIYIPPYGELRGGSWVVVDPTINPQFMEMYADEESRGGVLEPEGIVGIKYRRERQLDTMARNDPTYAELKRKLNDKTTPEAELQGIKAEMTEREKKLLPIYGQIAIQFADLHDRAGRMQAKGVIRQALQWQNARRFFYWRLRRRLNEEYILKKFAAAASPTHDNPMANPLTRSRGFEMLKHLANVPNWETDDMAVATWYEDNRPLVTEKIEQLKTDGIATEIAQLMRKDREGGLKGVMSLLSTLPTTEKEEVLKMLSRA
- a CDS encoding ABM domain containing protein, with the protein product MVYTIVVHLVAKADQESIDKLAAKLKEASQVYSQDKETLSWFVMQDTKEPRKFCIVERYLKESSQEYHLNNPYWKTFDPYVIPLLDQPMDLRRFEELDTSVPGAGAHYHEDAVKTETSLGDMYKGTDA